The Cryptococcus neoformans var. neoformans B-3501A chromosome 4, whole genome shotgun sequence genome has a window encoding:
- a CDS encoding hypothetical protein (Match to ESTs gb|CF191349.1|CF191349, gb|CF191348.1|CF191348) — MPNNRKITKKTIKGKEGLHPGSRKAAQLTRVQLRVEKLKGNNKARKDHVAAKVQRPLFFIHSLSSPNPLTLPSLKALITEVYLKRHDPRIEELIRERRPGRPKPKELLDLEEVKKREAGEYETGMEVPDLTHPPTTLLIHSWLNSPNPPSIDHSHIDLLRHIRVSPHGEVLLTKEGRTEEMGLENWKGEGEGDDWTSFLEGVNTDERQGQEMEE, encoded by the exons ATGCCCAACAACAGGAAGATCACAAAAAAGACAAtcaaaggaaaggaaggccTCCATCCAGGATCAAGAAAGGCCGCCCAGCTTACGCGGGTCCAGCTGAGGGTCGAGAAGCTCAAAGGGAATAACAAGGCGAGAAAAGATCATGTTGCTGCGAAGG TCCAACggcctctcttcttcatccactccctctcctcccctaACCCGCTtactctcccttccctcaaAGCACTCATCACGGAAGTGTACCTCAAACGACACGATCCCCGCATTGAAGAGCTTATACGAGAACGGAGACCGGGGAGACCAAAGCCGAAGGAGTTgttggatttggaagaggtcaagaaaagggaagctGGAGAGTATGAGACTGGAATGG AGGTCCCAGACCTAACCCATCCCCCAACGACCCTTCTCATCCACTCATGGCTCAATTCCCCCAACCCGCCTTCTATCGACCATTCACACATCGATCTCCTGCGACATATCCGTGTATCCCCTCATGGGGAGGTGTTGCTTAcaaaggaagggaggacGGAAGAGATGGGTTTGGAGAAttggaagggagagggagagggagatgattGGACTAGTTTTTTGGAGGGGGTGAACACGGACGAGAGGCAGGggcaagagatggaagagtaA